In Candidatus Hydrogenedentota bacterium, a single genomic region encodes these proteins:
- a CDS encoding DUF1559 domain-containing protein: MRKKTGFTLIELLVVIAIIGILAAILLPALARAREAARRSSCQNNLKQWGLVYKMYANESKGSFPLIAAGAFNEVNGGFYSTLDMGPRVPSIYPEYLTDPMIVFCPSDPGLGTSVEKSKYPSGPRKGEWCFDVIGWVDECMRAIDSSYIYMGWVFDRTDEKYGLTPVAPVASVLSALVDMTGIDTTGNGPTQLVNGLLQMMSPATIQAFLSTNDAGIMAALDRDITGNLITNCGNGGGNTIYRLRDGIERFLITDINNPGASAQAQSEVFVMMDIVATSTGQFNHIPGGSNVLYMDGHVEFIRYQQTNGEAPVIGTVANVLGIIAPSLS; encoded by the coding sequence ATGAGAAAGAAAACTGGATTCACGTTGATTGAACTGCTTGTGGTCATCGCCATTATCGGCATCCTGGCGGCCATTCTGCTGCCCGCCCTGGCCCGCGCCAGGGAGGCGGCCCGCCGCTCCTCCTGCCAGAACAACCTGAAGCAGTGGGGGTTGGTCTACAAGATGTACGCGAACGAGTCCAAGGGCAGTTTCCCCCTCATTGCCGCAGGCGCGTTCAACGAGGTCAATGGCGGATTTTACTCGACTTTGGACATGGGGCCGCGGGTGCCGAGCATCTATCCCGAATACCTGACGGACCCAATGATTGTCTTCTGCCCGTCGGACCCCGGTCTTGGCACCTCAGTCGAGAAATCCAAGTACCCAAGCGGGCCCAGAAAGGGCGAGTGGTGTTTCGACGTGATTGGCTGGGTGGACGAGTGCATGCGCGCCATTGACTCCAGTTACATTTACATGGGCTGGGTGTTTGACCGCACGGACGAGAAATACGGGCTGACACCCGTTGCCCCGGTGGCCTCCGTGCTTTCGGCCCTTGTGGACATGACCGGCATTGACACCACAGGCAACGGCCCGACGCAGTTGGTGAACGGGCTGCTGCAGATGATGAGCCCGGCGACCATCCAGGCCTTCCTAAGCACCAACGATGCGGGGATCATGGCCGCCCTTGACAGGGACATCACCGGCAATCTGATAACAAACTGCGGAAACGGCGGGGGAAACACCATCTACCGGCTGCGTGACGGCATTGAGCGCTTCCTGATCACGGACATCAACAACCCCGGCGCGAGCGCGCAGGCCCAGAGCGAGGTCTTTGTGATGATGGACATCGTCGCCACCAGCACGGGCCAGTTCAACCACATCCCCGGCGGCTCCAACGTGCTGTACATGGACGGGCATGTGGAGTTCATCCGCTACCAGCAGACAAACGGGGAGGCGCCGGTCATCGGAACCGTCGCGAACGTGCTCGGCATCATCGCCCCCAGTTTGAGCTGA